Proteins from one Mycobacterium sp. HUMS_12744610 genomic window:
- a CDS encoding IS1380 family transposase, translating into MQATTDWSKNVRVEVRGDDVVGHAGNVIPRLLADNLGLTSGLSSVLSRPEVTHDRGAVLRDVAVSIAGGAQNLAGTAVLRDQHRLFQAVASVPTMWRSLGEIDEQSITEVTAVRNKVRSRVWEAIEARHGAIPASQTCYGDLGDTIVIRIDASLIQSHSDKQHAAGNFKGGFGFHPLLAWCDNTGELLAVIARAGNAGSNTAADHIAIIDAAIAAIPAKWRRKLLVTIDGAGSSHAVVEHLEKLNARPGMSVGYSVGFDLDERVRVAIGQMPDAGWQAALDATGAARDDAQVAELTGLLRHSTGGDRLVGWPAGMRILVRREEIEHGTQLSLFEQLAGYRYQVLATSTAGGQPQRLEARHRVHARVEGFIRTGKDTGLARWPSHSFAINTAWVTAVAIAIDLLCWMRLLLLDGPLAKAEPATLRYRLLHAAARLIKRSRYLILRIPQTWPWAQEFADALNRVRAIP; encoded by the coding sequence ATGCAGGCTACTACGGATTGGTCGAAGAATGTCCGAGTTGAGGTCCGTGGCGACGACGTGGTCGGGCACGCCGGTAACGTGATACCCCGGTTGCTGGCCGACAATCTGGGTTTGACCAGCGGTTTGTCGTCGGTGCTGTCGCGCCCAGAAGTCACCCACGACCGAGGCGCGGTGTTGCGCGATGTGGCGGTATCGATCGCCGGCGGCGCGCAGAACCTGGCCGGCACCGCGGTGCTGCGCGATCAGCACCGGTTGTTTCAGGCGGTGGCGTCGGTTCCGACGATGTGGCGGTCCCTGGGCGAGATCGACGAGCAGAGCATCACCGAGGTCACGGCCGTGCGCAACAAGGTCCGCTCTCGGGTGTGGGAGGCGATCGAGGCCCGCCACGGTGCGATCCCGGCTTCGCAGACCTGCTATGGGGACCTCGGGGACACGATCGTGATCCGCATCGACGCGTCGCTGATTCAGTCGCACAGCGATAAGCAGCACGCCGCAGGCAATTTCAAAGGCGGGTTTGGCTTCCACCCGCTGTTGGCGTGGTGTGACAACACCGGCGAACTGCTGGCGGTGATCGCCCGTGCAGGCAACGCCGGCTCGAACACCGCGGCCGATCATATCGCGATCATCGACGCCGCGATCGCGGCGATCCCGGCCAAGTGGCGCCGCAAGTTGCTGGTCACCATCGACGGCGCGGGTTCAAGCCACGCCGTCGTCGAACACCTGGAGAAACTCAATGCCCGGCCGGGGATGTCAGTGGGCTACTCGGTCGGATTCGACCTCGATGAGCGGGTCCGGGTCGCGATCGGCCAGATGCCCGATGCGGGATGGCAAGCCGCACTGGATGCCACCGGAGCGGCCCGTGACGACGCCCAGGTCGCCGAGTTGACCGGGCTGCTGCGCCACAGCACCGGAGGGGATCGGCTGGTCGGCTGGCCGGCCGGCATGCGCATCCTGGTGCGGCGCGAAGAAATCGAACACGGCACCCAGTTGTCATTGTTCGAGCAGCTGGCCGGCTACCGCTACCAGGTCCTCGCCACCTCGACTGCCGGTGGACAACCCCAGCGACTGGAAGCCCGCCACCGCGTCCACGCCCGGGTGGAGGGCTTCATCCGCACCGGCAAAGACACCGGCCTGGCCCGCTGGCCCTCACACTCGTTCGCCATCAACACCGCTTGGGTCACCGCCGTCGCGATCGCCATCGACCTGCTGTGCTGGATGCGACTGCTACTCCTGGACGGCCCACTGGCCAAAGCCGAACCCGCCACCCTGCGCTACCGGCTGCTGCACGCCGCGGCCCGGCTGATCAAACGATCCCGCTACCTGATCCTGCGGATCCCCCAAACCTGGCCCTGGGCACAAGAATTCGCCGACGCCCTCAACAGGGTCCGCGCCATACCCTGA
- a CDS encoding SDR family oxidoreductase: protein MHVFVTGASGHIGSAVVDELVHAGHQVTGLARSDESAAALAAKGVRVHRGDLDDIDGLRSAAAASDGVIHLAFKHDFDDFVGAAETDLRAVQAMGEALVGSDRPLVSTSGTLLLSLIGDGGLGTEQVTLPGGPRVDSENAVIALAERGVRSSVIRLSPLVHSNLDHHGFAHHLIGVARETGKSAYIGDGSNRWPAVHTLDAARLYRLAVENAPAGTRLHGVADEGVPFRDIAAVIGRHLDVPTVGIPAEEAGHFGFLALFAALDNPASNALTQKVLEWRPEGPGLLEDLDAGHYFGE, encoded by the coding sequence ATGCATGTCTTTGTGACGGGCGCGAGCGGACACATCGGTTCGGCCGTCGTCGACGAACTCGTGCACGCGGGGCATCAGGTCACCGGGCTTGCCCGCTCCGACGAGTCGGCCGCCGCGCTGGCGGCGAAGGGTGTCCGGGTCCACCGCGGCGACCTCGACGACATCGACGGCCTGCGGTCCGCCGCCGCGGCGTCCGACGGCGTCATCCACCTCGCGTTCAAGCACGACTTCGACGACTTCGTGGGCGCCGCCGAGACCGACCTGCGCGCCGTGCAGGCGATGGGTGAGGCGCTCGTCGGGTCCGACCGCCCGCTCGTCAGCACCTCGGGAACCCTGCTTCTCTCGCTGATCGGGGACGGCGGTCTCGGCACGGAACAGGTCACGCTGCCGGGTGGGCCGCGCGTCGACTCCGAGAACGCCGTGATCGCACTGGCCGAGCGCGGGGTGCGCTCGTCGGTCATCCGGCTTTCGCCGCTGGTGCACAGCAACCTCGACCACCACGGCTTCGCCCACCATCTGATCGGCGTCGCCCGTGAGACCGGCAAGTCCGCCTACATCGGCGACGGCTCCAATCGCTGGCCCGCCGTCCACACGCTCGACGCCGCGCGCCTGTACCGGTTGGCAGTCGAAAATGCGCCTGCGGGAACGCGTTTGCACGGTGTAGCCGACGAAGGGGTGCCGTTTCGCGACATCGCAGCCGTCATCGGCCGCCACCTGGACGTGCCGACGGTCGGTATCCCCGCCGAAGAAGCCGGTCACTTCGGCTTTCTGGCGCTCTTCGCGGCGCTGGACAACCCGGCGTCGAACGCGCTGACGCAGAAGGTCCTCGAGTGGCGGCCTGAGGGTCCGGGGCTGCTCGAGGATCTGGACGCCGGCCACTACTTCGGCGAGTGA
- a CDS encoding TIGR03620 family F420-dependent LLM class oxidoreductase — protein MSGPVADAVVDASRKALGPVGVCLPVSFTDPLSIERQRAAVGSLERAGYRAVWTNEVIGKDALVQLAMLASATERMVFGTCIANVWARSPQTMHAAAAQLAQAFPGRFVLGLGIGYPEQAASVGREFGRPLATMRDYLDGMDAPTWPPAPDAAYVRIVAANGPKMMALAGQRADGAVPALFPAEFTAHARRVLGPDKLLVVGVSVVGGGSGDPKAAARELLSARLSMPSYAARLSELGYSAGDIDGVTGRLVDAIVAYGDPPAVAAKVREHLDAGADHVTLLPEIGGDFATAVTQLESLAPALATL, from the coding sequence GTGAGCGGACCCGTGGCCGACGCGGTCGTCGACGCGTCCCGAAAAGCGCTGGGGCCGGTGGGTGTTTGCCTGCCGGTCTCCTTCACCGACCCACTGTCGATCGAGCGCCAGCGGGCGGCGGTGGGCAGCCTGGAGCGGGCCGGATACCGCGCGGTGTGGACCAACGAGGTGATCGGCAAGGACGCCCTCGTGCAACTCGCCATGCTGGCGAGCGCCACCGAGCGCATGGTGTTCGGCACCTGCATCGCCAACGTCTGGGCCCGGTCGCCGCAGACCATGCATGCCGCGGCGGCCCAACTCGCGCAGGCGTTTCCGGGCCGTTTCGTGCTGGGCCTGGGAATCGGGTATCCGGAGCAGGCGGCCAGCGTCGGCCGGGAATTCGGGCGCCCGCTGGCCACCATGCGTGACTACCTCGACGGAATGGATGCCCCCACCTGGCCGCCGGCGCCCGACGCCGCCTACGTGCGCATCGTCGCCGCCAACGGCCCGAAGATGATGGCGCTGGCCGGGCAGCGAGCCGACGGGGCGGTGCCGGCGTTGTTCCCCGCGGAGTTCACCGCGCACGCCCGCCGGGTGCTCGGCCCGGACAAGCTCCTCGTTGTCGGCGTGTCCGTGGTGGGCGGCGGCTCCGGGGATCCGAAAGCGGCCGCGCGCGAGTTGCTGTCGGCGAGGTTGTCGATGCCCTCCTACGCGGCCAGGCTGTCGGAGCTGGGCTACTCCGCCGGCGACATCGACGGGGTCACCGGCCGCCTGGTGGATGCCATCGTGGCCTACGGCGACCCGCCGGCGGTCGCGGCCAAGGTGCGCGAGCACCTGGACGCCGGCGCCGACCACGTGACG